The genome window CGTTGCGCGACAGCGGATCGAACAGGCCGCTGCGGCGCAGATCGTCACTGATGATCTGGGCGATATCCTGGGGCGGATTCATGGCCGGGCCTTGCCAACCGAAGGGCACCACCGCGATCGGCAGCGCGCCTTCTACGCCTTGGGTGATGTCGATGGTCAAGCCCGCCCGCGCCACACCGCCGGCCAGGGTGATGAACATGATCAGAACTAACTGGACCAGATATCTCAAAATCATTCCTCGGGTCTGAAGTTAAAAGTGAGTTCACGAAACTCATTCATAAGTTCCGGCGACTTGGGAAACGGCAAGGGCGAAGCCGAAAATACTGCGTTTTCCACCGAGCGGTCAAACAGCGGATTGCCGCAGCTCCTGGCCAGGCGCGCGTCGATCACCTGGGCGGTACCGCCCGCGCCGGGCACCAGCCTCACCGTCACGGTACAGGCGGTGCCGGCGGGCCAACTGGTGGGCCGCACCCATTTCTCTTCCACCCGCCGTTGAATCAGAGCGAGGTATTTGTCCCGTTCGCTGGCCAGCGCACGCTGCCGGGCCGCCTGCATGGACGCCTGTTCGGCGGCGATCTGTTCCTGGCGCAGGCGTTCTTCCTCGGCACGGCGGCGCGCTTCTTCCTCGCGCCGTTGCTGCTCGGCCTCTTCTTTGCGCTTACGCTCTTGTTCCAGTTGGCGTTGGCGCTCGGCCTCTTCTTTACGCTTGCGTTCCTGTTCCAGTTGGCGCTGGCGCTCGGCCTCTTCCTGGCGTTTGCGCTCCAGCTCGGCCTGGCGTTGTTTTTCAGCCTTGCGCTGTTCTTCCAGCTTGCGTTGGCGTTCGGCTTCGGCCTGGCGCTTTTTTTCCTGCTCCTGCCTTTGCTTCAATTCGGCCTGTTTGCGCTGCTCGGCTTCACGCTGCTTTCTGGCCGCCGCTTCCTCTTTGCGCCGCTGCTCGGCCTCCAGCTGTTGGCGCCGTTTTTCCTCTGCCAGTTTGCGTTGGCGCTCCTGTTCGGCGCGGATCTTGGACTCGTCGATCATCACCGCCTGGATCACATCCACCTCGGGGGCGGCCAGTGTGTGGCTGGAGGTCCAATCCAGGCTGAGCGATAGAAACAGCGCCAACAGCAGATGGATCACCAGCGCCAGCATCAACGCCTTGGGATTGTCGCGAATGATTTTTAGCATGCGTAACGAATCGCGCCGGCGGTCTTATTTGCGCTCGACCGGATCGGTCGCCAGACCCACGCCGGGGGCGCCCGCCCGTTGCAGCAGCACCATGGCCTCCACCACCGCGCCGTAATTCACATTGTTATCGCCGCGCACCACCACCGGCGTATCCGGATGTTTGCGCAGTATGATGGAAACACGCTTGACGATCTCCTCGGCCTCCACCGGCACCTTTTCATCGCCGCCGATGTTGATATAAAAGCTGCCCTCGGCGTCGACGCTGACCTCGACGGGCTCGCGGCTTTCCTTATCCAGCGGCTTGGCGTCGGCCTGGGGCAGATCCACCTTGACACCCTGGGACAGCAGCGGCGCGGTGATCATGAATATCACCAGCAGCACCAACATCACATCGATATAGGGCACCACATTGATCTCGGCCATGGGCCCGCGGCGTTGACGATGCTGCGCCATGGCTATGTGTCCTCGCCGGCCGGCACGTGGGCCTGACGTTGCAGGATGGAGGTGAATTCATCGACGAAGCTGTCGTAATGGCTCACCAGACGCTCCACGTCACTGCGAAAACGGTTGTAGGCGATCACCGCCGGGATGGCGGCGAACAGGCCCATGGCAGTGGCGATCAGGGCCTCGGCAATGCCCGGCGCCACCATGGCCAACGTCGCCTGCTGCACATTGCCCAGGGCGCGGAAGGCATTCATGATGCCCCACACGGTGCCGAACAGGCCGATGTAGGGACTGGTGGAACCGACAGTGGCGAGAAACTGCAGACTGCCTTCCAGATTGTCGGCCTCGCGATTGAGATTGACGCGCATGATGCGCTGCGCGCCCTCCACCATGGCCATTTTGTCGGGACCGCCCTGCTGACGCAGCTTGATGAACTCCTTGAACCCGGCCTTGAAGATGCGTTCCAGGCCGCGCGCCTCGGCGTGGTTGCTGCTCTGCTCATAGAGACGACTCAGATCACCGCCGGACCAGAAACGGTCTTCGAAGGATTCCAGTTCCTGGCGCGCCTGTTTCAAGGACTTCGATTTGTTGAAGATGATGGTCCAGGCCATGATCGAGACGACCAACAGCAATAACATCACCAACTGCACCAAGGGGCTGGCGTTTATTAGCAGCGAAATAAGCGACAAATCAGCAGACACTGGCAATCTCCGTATTTATATAGTTTGGAATGGGTCGCGGACGTAGCGTCTGCGCATCCAGGCAGGCGATCTTGATGCGCGCGCGACAGAGTTCGGTGTGAGCATCGTCTTGGCGCACAACGCTTTGATGGAACCGCATACTGGCGCGCCCCTGGCCGACCAATGTGACCGACACGGCCAGACAATCATTGAAACGGGCGGGCCTGAGATAGGCCACTTCCACGTGGGTGACGGCGAACAGCACACCGTCTTGCTCGCGCACCCGGTCTTGCTCAATGCCGAAACTGCGCAGCCATTCGGTGCGGGCGCGCTCCATGAAACGCAGGTAATTGGCGTAATAGACCACACCGCCGCTATCCGTATCTTCGTAATACACCCTCACGGGCCAGCTAAACGTTTCCATTGCAATGTCAGTAAAAACAGCTCTATTCAATGACCCGAACAGGGCCTTAAAGTTGCAGCCATTGTAAACCAGCCAACCAACGGCCTGTGTGAATTATTCGTCAAACAGATCTAAGGCGTCCTGATGTGCCTGATCCGCCACCGCCGGCGGGGCCAGGCCGAAATGTTCGTAGGCCTGACGCGTCACCACCCGGCCGCGCAGGGTGCGCATCATGAAGCCCTGTTGGATTAAATACGGTTCCAGCACATCTTCGATGGTGCCGCGCTCCTCGCCGATGGCGGCCGCCAGACTGTCCACCCCCACCGGGCCGCCGTCAAATTTCTCGAGAATGGCCATGAGCAGCTTGCGGTCCATCATGTCGAAGCCGTTGCTGTCCACATCCAGCAAATCCAGCGCCCCCGCCGCCACCCGGGCGCTGATGCGGCCGTCGGCCTTGACCTCGGCAAAATCGCGCACCCGGCGCAACAAACGGTTGGCGATACGCGGCGTGCCGCGCGAACGGCGCGCAATCTCCACCGCGCCGTCGCGTTCGATCTCCACATTGAGGATCTGGGCCGAGCGCTCGACGATGGCGGTGAGGTCGGCGCTGTTATAGAACTCCAGCCGCTGCACAATACCGAAGCGGTCGCGCAGGGGCGAGGTGAGCAAGCCGGCGCGGGTGGTGGCGCCCACCAGGGTGAAGGGCGGCAGGTCCAGCTTGATGGAGCGCGCCGCCGGCCCCTCGCCGATCATGATGTCGAGCTGGTAATCCTCCATGGCGGGATAGAGCACTTCCTCCACCACTGGACTGAGGCGGTGAATCTCGTCCACAAAGAGTACATCGTGGGGCTCCAGATTGGTGAGCAGCGCCGCCAGATCACCGGGACGCTCCAGCACCGGGCCGGAGGTATGACGCATGGCCACGCCCATTTCATGGGCGATAATATTGGCCAGGGTGGTCTTGCCCAGGCCGGGGGGGCCGAAGATCAGGGTGTGATCCAGCGCCTCGCCGCGTTTTTTGGCCGCCGCAATGAAGACCTCCATTTGTTCGCGCACGGCGGGTTGGCCGACATAGTCGACCAGCTGCTTGGGGCGGATGGCGCGATCGATGGCCTCCTCTTCCTTAGAGGGTTGAGCGGCTCCGACGAGGCGATCGGTTTCTATCATCTGTTATGTCCGAAGGTGTGCTTGCATAGTCTTAGTTTAACCCGCCGCCGCTTTCAGGGCCTGACGGATGAGCTCCTCACTGCCCAGGCCGTCGCGGCTGACCCCGCGCACCATGCGGCTGGCCTCATTGGGCTTGTAGCCCAATGCCACTAAGGCGCTGACCGCGTCCGCCAACGGATCATCGGCCTTGGGGGCCGCGTCGGCAGGTCGTGGCAGGCTAATCTCACTCTTGCCGTCGAGCTTGTCGCGCATCTCGACGATGAGGCGCTCGGCGGTCTTTTTGCCGACCCCCGGCAGGCGCACCAGGCTGGCCACATCGTTTTCCTGTATGCAGCGGGCGAAGGCGTCGAAGGACATGCCCGACAGAATGGCCAGCCCCATCTTGGCGCCGACGCCATTGATCTTGATCAGATTGCGGAAAAAGCCGCGCTCGGCCTCGGAGGCGAAACCGAACAGCAAATGGGCATCTTCACGCACCACCAGATGAGTATGCAGCAGCACCTCGGCGCCGATCTCGGGCAGGGCGTAAAAGGTGCTCATGGGTGCCTCCAGCTCGTAACCCACACCGTTGACGTCCACCAGCAATTGAGGCGCGCGTTTGAGGATTAATTTGCCGCGCAGGCGACCGATCATGGTTGCGCCTCGACTGAAGCCTGGGGCAACTGCGATGAGCTTGGTAGCGGAGGAGGAAAATCCCCCCTAGCCTTTATGCCCTTCAGGGTGCCCCTTTGCAAAGGGGGGAACAAGGGCGTCATCGAGCCGACCCGGCCGCCATTCCCCTGCGTCTCCCTTTGTAACGGGGGCAACAACCATGCCGCCCGCTCCCATCTTTGTGATGGGAAAAATGACCACGCCGCCTGATCCAACC of Candidatus Tenderia electrophaga contains these proteins:
- a CDS encoding ATP-dependent DNA helicase RuvA is translated as MIGRLRGKLILKRAPQLLVDVNGVGYELEAPMSTFYALPEIGAEVLLHTHLVVREDAHLLFGFASEAERGFFRNLIKINGVGAKMGLAILSGMSFDAFARCIQENDVASLVRLPGVGKKTAERLIVEMRDKLDGKSEISLPRPADAAPKADDPLADAVSALVALGYKPNEASRMVRGVSRDGLGSEELIRQALKAAAG
- a CDS encoding protein TolQ, which translates into the protein MSADLSLISLLINASPLVQLVMLLLLVVSIMAWTIIFNKSKSLKQARQELESFEDRFWSGGDLSRLYEQSSNHAEARGLERIFKAGFKEFIKLRQQGGPDKMAMVEGAQRIMRVNLNREADNLEGSLQFLATVGSTSPYIGLFGTVWGIMNAFRALGNVQQATLAMVAPGIAEALIATAMGLFAAIPAVIAYNRFRSDVERLVSHYDSFVDEFTSILQRQAHVPAGEDT
- a CDS encoding protein TolR, with the protein product MAQHRQRRGPMAEINVVPYIDVMLVLLVIFMITAPLLSQGVKVDLPQADAKPLDKESREPVEVSVDAEGSFYINIGGDEKVPVEAEEIVKRVSIILRKHPDTPVVVRGDNNVNYGAVVEAMVLLQRAGAPGVGLATDPVERK
- the ruvB gene encoding ATP-dependent DNA helicase RuvB (promotes strand exchange during homologous recombination; RuvAB complex promotes branch migration; RuvABC complex scans the DNA during branch migration and resolves Holliday junctions at consensus sequences; forms hexameric rings around opposite DNA arms; requires ATP for branch migration and orientation of RuvAB complex determines direction of migration) codes for the protein MIETDRLVGAAQPSKEEEAIDRAIRPKQLVDYVGQPAVREQMEVFIAAAKKRGEALDHTLIFGPPGLGKTTLANIIAHEMGVAMRHTSGPVLERPGDLAALLTNLEPHDVLFVDEIHRLSPVVEEVLYPAMEDYQLDIMIGEGPAARSIKLDLPPFTLVGATTRAGLLTSPLRDRFGIVQRLEFYNSADLTAIVERSAQILNVEIERDGAVEIARRSRGTPRIANRLLRRVRDFAEVKADGRISARVAAGALDLLDVDSNGFDMMDRKLLMAILEKFDGGPVGVDSLAAAIGEERGTIEDVLEPYLIQQGFMMRTLRGRVVTRQAYEHFGLAPPAVADQAHQDALDLFDE